Proteins from a genomic interval of Lysobacter arenosi:
- a CDS encoding TonB-dependent receptor domain-containing protein: MNPKTTPLRDAIVFALAVGTTAAAGTGVAMAQESTTEQTTTLDRIEVTGSRIRQVDIETEAPVLTITRADIEKQGFQSVADILQNISAVGAPAISRAAPLTAGENVGGQFISMRNLGAARTLILVNGKRLGISTSGLQDVSLIPTVAVERIEVLKDGASSIYGSDAIAGVVNIITRSNFEGATANAYYGQYSEGDGETTRADFIMGFTGDRGSLTAAVEYRKEEEVFAKDRPYSAYPQSDRHPTRNWTTVSQWGVINLPAAQGGNRVLNQGADWRNIANFHALNTNTGATAADPNGSTVDKSNTNQQTHLRTPLESRSLFVNGLFDINEFVRFRADMLYTDRDADRQVAGYPFQSGAAGPIPGGFTMSRDSYYNPVGNQHGYATPQDVNFWRRTWEVPRVDSPSSNTWRFSTALEGSFDVGERIFDWDVNYLYNNNTVHQENYGNLNIDRAKQSTGRSQLNAATGQVECLLPDNPATTVVERVVIPGCVAWNPFIPFGRTGDGGLTGNQALQDWLFQRLNSSGETETNVYAANLSGSIATLPGGDLGMAVGYENRKEKGRFIPDAQAVTGNSTTLAGGPTQGSYTVDEVYAELYIPVLADITMAKELSFSVASRYSDYDTFGDTVNSKFGFKWKPIDSLLFRGTYAEGFRAPTINDLFGGGSQTFSFFTDPCDTSFGASATNPSVRANCARDIVNANTYRQLQQGFVTAGSGNSQTPVPFFSGSNDQLIPETSESKTLGVVWSPEFVQGLNVSLDWWKIRIDDTIVADSPTQMLNDCYIQNDPTRCVDFTRDATRGFVNSLTFTGINAGYREAEGYDLDLGYRLPTDSFGNFNLSWQTTYTVGDEIKTDTNPATPPQQLVGYATSPGFTGTFRIRSNASLGWDMGAFGVTWGARYYSGQKETCLSLALFPAECDNPGFAVSNPSPAQARAINELGSNTFHDLEFRWQAPWNATVALGANNVFDHVGPVLYSQPSANVSYQGQFDIGRFIYMKYQQRF, encoded by the coding sequence ATGAATCCCAAGACCACCCCGCTCCGCGACGCGATCGTATTCGCGCTCGCAGTGGGCACCACCGCAGCGGCTGGTACCGGCGTTGCGATGGCGCAGGAAAGCACCACCGAGCAGACCACCACCCTCGATCGCATCGAAGTCACCGGCTCGCGCATCCGCCAGGTCGACATCGAGACCGAGGCACCGGTGCTCACCATCACCCGCGCCGATATCGAAAAGCAGGGCTTCCAGTCGGTTGCCGACATCCTGCAGAACATCTCGGCAGTGGGCGCACCGGCGATCAGCCGCGCAGCTCCGCTGACCGCAGGCGAGAACGTCGGCGGCCAGTTCATCAGCATGCGCAACCTCGGTGCTGCACGCACCCTGATCCTGGTCAACGGCAAGCGCCTGGGCATCAGCACCAGCGGTCTGCAGGACGTGTCGCTGATCCCGACCGTTGCGGTCGAGCGCATCGAAGTGCTGAAGGACGGCGCTTCGTCGATCTACGGCTCCGACGCCATCGCCGGCGTGGTCAACATCATCACCCGCTCGAACTTCGAAGGCGCCACCGCCAACGCCTACTACGGCCAGTACAGCGAAGGCGACGGCGAGACCACCCGTGCCGACTTCATCATGGGCTTCACCGGTGACCGCGGTTCGCTGACCGCCGCCGTGGAATACCGCAAGGAAGAGGAAGTCTTCGCCAAGGATCGTCCGTACAGCGCGTACCCGCAGAGCGATCGCCACCCGACCCGCAACTGGACCACGGTCAGTCAGTGGGGCGTGATCAACCTGCCGGCCGCACAGGGCGGCAACCGCGTCCTCAACCAGGGTGCCGACTGGCGCAACATCGCCAACTTCCACGCGCTGAACACCAACACCGGTGCCACCGCCGCCGATCCGAACGGCTCGACCGTCGACAAGAGCAACACCAACCAGCAGACGCACCTGCGCACGCCGCTGGAAAGCCGCTCGCTGTTCGTCAACGGTCTGTTCGACATCAACGAGTTCGTGCGTTTCCGCGCCGACATGCTGTACACCGACCGCGACGCTGATCGCCAGGTCGCCGGCTATCCGTTCCAGAGCGGCGCCGCAGGCCCGATCCCGGGCGGCTTCACGATGTCGCGCGACAGCTACTACAACCCGGTCGGCAACCAGCACGGTTACGCAACGCCGCAGGACGTGAACTTCTGGCGTCGTACCTGGGAAGTGCCGCGCGTCGACAGCCCGTCGTCCAACACCTGGCGCTTCTCCACCGCGCTGGAAGGCAGCTTCGACGTCGGCGAGCGCATCTTCGACTGGGACGTCAACTACCTCTACAACAACAACACGGTTCACCAGGAAAACTACGGCAACCTCAACATCGACCGCGCCAAGCAGTCGACGGGCCGTTCGCAGCTCAATGCTGCCACGGGCCAGGTCGAGTGCTTGCTGCCGGATAATCCGGCTACCACCGTCGTCGAGCGCGTGGTCATTCCGGGCTGCGTCGCATGGAACCCGTTCATCCCGTTCGGCCGCACCGGTGACGGTGGCCTCACCGGCAACCAGGCCCTGCAGGACTGGCTGTTCCAGCGCCTGAACTCCAGCGGCGAGACCGAAACCAACGTGTACGCCGCCAACCTCAGCGGTTCGATTGCAACCCTGCCGGGTGGCGATCTGGGCATGGCCGTGGGTTACGAAAACCGCAAGGAAAAGGGTCGCTTCATCCCCGACGCCCAGGCGGTTACCGGCAACTCCACCACGCTGGCCGGTGGCCCGACGCAGGGCAGCTACACGGTCGATGAAGTCTATGCCGAGTTGTACATCCCGGTGCTGGCCGACATCACCATGGCGAAGGAGCTGAGCTTCAGCGTCGCCAGCCGTTACTCGGATTACGACACCTTCGGCGACACGGTCAACAGCAAGTTCGGTTTCAAGTGGAAGCCGATCGACTCGCTGCTGTTCCGCGGTACCTACGCTGAAGGCTTCCGCGCTCCGACGATCAACGACCTGTTCGGCGGCGGTTCGCAGACCTTCTCGTTCTTCACCGATCCCTGCGACACCAGCTTCGGTGCCTCGGCTACCAATCCGTCCGTGCGCGCGAACTGCGCCCGCGACATCGTCAATGCCAACACCTACCGCCAGCTGCAGCAGGGTTTCGTCACGGCTGGTTCGGGTAACTCGCAGACGCCGGTGCCGTTCTTCTCCGGTTCCAACGATCAGCTGATCCCGGAAACCTCGGAGTCGAAGACCCTCGGCGTGGTCTGGAGCCCGGAATTCGTGCAGGGCCTGAACGTCAGCCTGGACTGGTGGAAGATCCGCATCGACGACACGATCGTTGCCGACTCGCCGACGCAGATGCTCAACGACTGCTACATCCAGAACGATCCGACCCGCTGCGTGGACTTCACGCGTGACGCGACGCGTGGTTTCGTCAACAGCCTCACCTTCACCGGCATCAACGCCGGCTACCGTGAAGCCGAAGGCTACGATCTGGACCTGGGCTACCGCCTGCCGACCGACAGCTTCGGTAACTTCAACCTGTCGTGGCAGACGACCTACACGGTCGGTGACGAGATCAAGACCGACACCAACCCGGCGACCCCGCCGCAGCAGCTGGTCGGTTACGCCACCTCGCCTGGCTTCACCGGCACCTTCCGCATCCGCTCCAACGCCAGCCTGGGTTGGGACATGGGTGCGTTTGGCGTCACCTGGGGCGCTCGCTACTACTCGGGCCAGAAGGAAACCTGCTTGTCGCTGGCGCTGTTCCCGGCCGAGTGCGACAACCCGGGCTTCGCCGTCTCCAACCCGAGCCCGGCACAGGCCCGCGCGATCAACGAACTGGGCTCCAACACCTTCCACGACCTCGAGTTCCGCTGGCAGGCTCCGTGGAATGCGACTGTCGCCCTGGGCGCCAACAACGTGTTCGACCACGTTGGCCCGGTGCTGTACAGCCAGCCGAGCGCGAACGTGTCCTACCAGGGCCAGTTCGACATCGGTCGCTTCATCTACATGAAGTACCAGCAGCGCTTCTGA
- a CDS encoding Hsp33 family molecular chaperone HslO, translating into MTSASSTQTSPAGDDRDQLTRFLIEGAGVRGVRVHLQDTWHQIRARAEYPLAAAELLGEAAAAAALFTGHAKVDGRLSVQLRGDGALRTLFAECTAAGTLRGIAQLADDGEVSRDLTELGPDAVLAITIENPSADGRDPTRYQGLVALESDSLAGAFEGYFRQSEQLPTRLLLATDERHAAGLMLQKLPGDDGDDDGWARACALFDTLSPRELLDWSADDLLTRLFHEDGVQLLGRKPLRFACSCSRERVEAMLVSLGSEEAEAAADAAGGEANIRCEFCGHSYRFDKQEIASLFSVAAAELAAPERLQ; encoded by the coding sequence ATGACCTCAGCCAGCAGCACGCAAACCAGCCCCGCCGGCGACGACCGAGACCAGCTGACCCGTTTCCTGATCGAAGGCGCCGGTGTGCGCGGTGTCCGCGTCCACCTGCAGGACACCTGGCACCAGATCCGCGCGCGCGCCGAGTATCCACTGGCCGCCGCCGAACTGCTCGGCGAAGCCGCCGCCGCCGCCGCCCTCTTCACCGGCCACGCCAAGGTCGATGGTCGTTTGTCGGTGCAACTGCGTGGCGACGGCGCACTTCGCACGCTGTTCGCCGAATGCACCGCTGCCGGCACGCTGCGCGGCATCGCCCAGCTCGCCGACGACGGCGAAGTCTCGCGCGACCTGACCGAGCTGGGCCCCGATGCGGTGCTGGCCATCACCATCGAGAACCCGTCCGCCGACGGCCGCGACCCTACCCGCTACCAGGGCCTGGTCGCGCTCGAGTCGGACTCCCTGGCGGGCGCCTTCGAGGGCTACTTCCGCCAGTCCGAGCAGCTGCCGACCAGGCTGCTGCTGGCAACCGACGAACGGCATGCCGCGGGACTGATGCTGCAGAAGCTTCCGGGGGATGATGGCGACGACGACGGCTGGGCACGCGCCTGCGCCCTCTTCGACACCCTCAGCCCGCGCGAGCTCCTGGACTGGAGCGCCGACGATCTTCTGACCCGGTTGTTCCACGAGGACGGGGTGCAGTTGCTGGGCCGCAAGCCGTTGCGGTTTGCCTGTTCATGTTCGCGCGAGCGGGTCGAGGCGATGCTCGTGTCGCTGGGTTCCGAGGAAGCCGAGGCCGCCGCGGACGCGGCCGGTGGCGAGGCTAACATCCGTTGCGAGTTTTGCGGACACAGTTACCGTTTCGATAAACAGGAAATCGCTAGCTTGTTCTCCGTGGCAGCCGCTGAACTGGCCGCCCCGGAACGGCTCCAGTAG